In Choristoneura fumiferana chromosome 21, NRCan_CFum_1, whole genome shotgun sequence, a single genomic region encodes these proteins:
- the mRpL23 gene encoding mitochondrial ribosomal protein L23 — translation MSTRWYPIYQRGNPQLRVFLPNFWMKIVKPHLKQLPNIVHFQCSIEMTKHDIKNYLEKIYNVPVTDVRTKINMGKFRRDVGKGYIVKDEDIKYAYVTLPKNMKFEYPKLFSEKNTAEEDDMKSLDEAKKTFKSYLERNKDRSDVPSWFSI, via the exons ATGTCTACTCGttg GTACCCCATTTATCAAAGAGGAAATCCTCAATTGAGAGTATTTTTACCTAACTTTTGGATGAAAATTGTGAAGCCACATTTGAAGCAGTTGCCCAACATAGTGCATTTTCAATGTTCCATTGAAATGACCAAACATGACATTAAAAACTATCTAGAGAAAATATACAACGTGCCTGTTACTGATGTGAGAACCAAAATTAACATGGGCAAGTTCAGGAGAGATGTTGGGAAGGGATATATTGTGAAGGATGAAGACATCAAGTATGCTTATGTGACTCTA cCTAAGAATATGAAGTTTGAGTATCCAAAATTATTTTCTGAGAAAAATACTGCTGAAGAAGATGACATGAAATCTCTAGATGAGGCAAAGAAAACCTTCAAAAGTTATTTAGAACGCAACAAGGACAGATCTGATGTTCCAAGTTGGTTCTCAATATAA
- the LOC141439540 gene encoding uncharacterized protein CG13380 translates to MESKATPVAAAAAGKVYKIGNRVGRGVPDITGVYMKKCSCTRDKTIVFCRACGYYCNGRIRLKCEKHPRVTFLLDIAECPRCHSSVFLDEYCKTQ, encoded by the exons ATGGAAAGTAAAGCTACTCCGGTGGCGGCTGCGGCTGCTGGAAAAGTTTACAAGATTGGAAATCGTGTCGGACGCGGTGTTCCAGACATCACCGGCGTCTACATGAAGAAATGTTCCTGTACAAGAGATAAAACTATCGTGTTCTGCCGCGCTTGTGGTTATTACTGCAACGGTCGTATTCGACTCAAATGCGAGAAACATCCACGG GTAACCTTCCTTTTGGACATTGCGGAGTGTCCCCGCTGCCATTCATCCGTGTTCCTGGATGAATACTGTAAGACCCAGTGA